A single region of the Roseivivax sp. THAF197b genome encodes:
- a CDS encoding AbrB family transcriptional regulator, with protein sequence MRPQFQSPHARRLLTFLLAAIGTALFWLLSLPLPFLFGPMALCLAAALAHLPLKGFGQVSVAARTILGVAVGASITPEVIAEMPRMALSVALIPVFIALIALIGVPFFRKFWGFDAPTAYYAAMPGGLQDMVIFGTEAGGNPRALSLIHATRVLMIVTLAPVFLTQVYGAGLTNPIGAPAATLPLHELAIMAAAAWIGWKGGERIGLFGASILGPMILTAALSLADVIHFRPPAEAILAAQFFIGCGIGIHFLGVTWGELTRVVAAGIAYVLVLAVLAAVFAGAVTALGLGQPVPAFLAFAPGGQAEMTVLAIVTGADLGFVIVHHLTRIVLVIVGAPVAARFLAPKAPRG encoded by the coding sequence ATGAGACCCCAATTCCAGAGCCCCCATGCGCGTCGCCTCCTGACATTCCTGCTGGCGGCTATCGGCACCGCGCTGTTCTGGCTCCTGTCCCTGCCGCTGCCCTTCCTGTTCGGCCCCATGGCGCTGTGCCTCGCCGCTGCGCTGGCGCATCTGCCGCTCAAGGGGTTCGGTCAGGTATCGGTTGCCGCGCGGACGATCCTCGGCGTGGCTGTCGGCGCCTCGATCACGCCCGAGGTCATTGCGGAGATGCCGCGCATGGCGCTCTCCGTGGCGCTGATCCCCGTCTTCATCGCGCTGATCGCCCTCATCGGCGTGCCGTTCTTCCGGAAGTTCTGGGGCTTCGACGCCCCCACGGCCTATTACGCCGCGATGCCGGGCGGCTTGCAGGACATGGTCATCTTCGGCACCGAAGCCGGGGGCAATCCGCGGGCGCTGTCGCTCATACACGCGACGCGCGTGCTGATGATCGTGACCCTGGCGCCGGTCTTTCTGACGCAGGTCTACGGTGCGGGCCTGACCAATCCCATCGGCGCACCGGCCGCCACGCTTCCACTGCACGAACTGGCGATCATGGCCGCCGCCGCCTGGATCGGCTGGAAAGGCGGGGAGCGGATCGGCCTTTTCGGCGCTTCCATCCTCGGGCCGATGATCCTGACCGCCGCGCTCTCCCTGGCGGATGTGATCCATTTCCGCCCACCTGCGGAGGCCATCCTTGCCGCGCAATTCTTCATCGGCTGCGGGATCGGGATCCATTTCCTCGGCGTGACCTGGGGCGAGCTGACCCGCGTGGTGGCCGCGGGCATTGCCTATGTGCTCGTTCTGGCCGTGCTTGCGGCTGTGTTCGCCGGTGCTGTGACGGCGCTGGGCCTCGGCCAGCCGGTCCCGGCCTTCCTTGCCTTCGCGCCCGGCGGGCAGGCGGAAATGACCGTTCTGGCCATCGTGACCGGAGCGGATCTGGGCTTCGTCATCGTGCACCACCTGACGCGCATCGTGCTGGTGATCGTCGGCGCGCCGGTGGCCGCCCGGTTTCTGGCTCCGAAAGCCCCGCGCGGCTGA
- a CDS encoding tyrosine-type recombinase/integrase, whose translation MNAHLTLLCAMRAAGPHSGVPQHDELQEHLQDRFSEVGKSAWAEFAHVQRVASGIWGAEATAHFGQVLRAARVSVKTKRKTDWQLAEDAIERLPRPWRDALRGHGELSKRGERVKGARLWSAAHLRNVALALGRWANHCHASGLPQTPTGASLDAYSRAVANRTTARTAADYAARILSGFSIIAPGFSSEACDFVAQDWKERAAEEGCSTKTGSQLVGARRIYDLGFELIDSARERPVRGPQAAKEFRNGILLALATALPQRARAMSALASGTTLQLIGDHTVRIWLPARLLKLPEDQKNGEPFERLLTSQKLYAAVEEYLEKFRPIFDDGTFLFPSSLNRGEAVTEKHLGRLAGDLTARAFGVRVSLHRLRDNVATEVSEHLSAGGRKAAYLLGHKDERTTRRHYDHSQGIAVAQEFIDLLEERRADVPDLALRMR comes from the coding sequence ATGAATGCTCACCTGACCCTGTTGTGCGCCATGCGCGCTGCGGGACCCCACTCCGGGGTCCCGCAGCACGATGAACTCCAGGAACACCTGCAAGACCGATTTTCAGAGGTTGGAAAATCCGCATGGGCGGAGTTTGCCCACGTGCAGCGCGTAGCGTCTGGCATTTGGGGCGCGGAAGCCACGGCGCATTTCGGGCAAGTGCTCCGCGCTGCTCGTGTCTCCGTGAAAACGAAGCGCAAGACCGACTGGCAACTTGCCGAAGACGCGATTGAAAGGCTCCCGAGGCCATGGCGCGACGCATTGCGCGGCCATGGGGAGCTTTCGAAACGGGGCGAACGCGTGAAAGGCGCGCGGCTCTGGAGCGCAGCGCATCTTCGCAACGTCGCGTTGGCCCTCGGGCGGTGGGCAAATCACTGCCATGCCTCCGGGCTCCCACAGACACCTACGGGTGCAAGCCTCGATGCATATTCGCGCGCGGTGGCCAATCGCACCACGGCCCGCACCGCGGCCGATTACGCTGCGCGCATCCTTTCCGGTTTCTCGATCATCGCGCCTGGCTTCTCCTCGGAGGCTTGCGATTTCGTCGCTCAGGACTGGAAAGAACGCGCCGCCGAAGAAGGCTGCTCCACGAAAACCGGTTCGCAACTGGTCGGCGCGCGTCGGATCTATGATCTCGGATTTGAACTCATAGACTCGGCCCGCGAACGACCTGTCCGAGGTCCACAGGCGGCAAAGGAATTCCGCAACGGCATTCTGCTGGCCCTGGCGACCGCCCTGCCCCAGCGCGCTCGCGCGATGTCAGCCTTGGCCTCCGGCACGACGCTCCAATTGATCGGTGATCACACCGTCCGCATTTGGCTTCCCGCCCGGTTGCTGAAGCTCCCTGAAGATCAGAAGAATGGCGAGCCGTTCGAACGGCTGCTGACCAGTCAAAAGCTCTACGCGGCTGTTGAGGAATATCTGGAGAAATTCCGGCCGATCTTCGACGACGGCACCTTCCTGTTTCCGTCATCGCTCAATCGCGGAGAAGCGGTAACTGAGAAACATCTCGGGCGGCTTGCCGGTGATCTGACAGCGCGCGCCTTCGGCGTCCGTGTGTCGCTGCATCGCCTGCGCGATAACGTGGCGACGGAGGTCAGCGAGCACCTTTCCGCTGGCGGACGGAAAGCGGCGTATCTTCTCGGGCACAAGGACGAGCGCACGACGCGGCGTCACTACGATCATTCGCAAGGGATTGCCGTGGCCCAGGAGTTCATCGACCTTCTCGAAGAGAGGCGAGCAGACGTGCCGGACCTGGCTCTACGAATGCGCTAA
- a CDS encoding site-specific integrase encodes MALDTLLQSYLDSSGESMRALSLRAGLNPKAVSDILNIPGLKPRHATLAALSEATGHDLFAAVGEMRVTYADLIAQALKTGNRALASKLRWLCRKAGWTPELRAVCKQDVIDFFDANTAARFGLTEGSFATYRSALIKAAGRGEPRQRKRRIDDITGIYRDVQQAIKNSALPKSARLSAGSFLLFLHDADIAPGEITTATLGDYYNHRIAVSPKSEAQCEKHVREIATLLKRLANAPDFSDFGFVAATHPFADARNRYGVADETIAPLMAEFDARVAPWVLGELSRDGKTREAFIAELDARHYEEPIADKKALLRAKRREKAQRSGQPEQDCGSARNDAIRKAGFLVGKGKWSEETLRTRRGYVVSIAKALSASTSIVPDTVEELTDPEFLEAAMQTLKEANQGEFPSSYLSTVLKAIRKIAQDYQCRSAEDLLLIDDLIKLHKAGFKGISPRNKAKLRQFNDARIKNTINLSGEILKDVNRTIDQRRTAWKKRHGMLPKPVEVVDAELARDIMAALAHDILLSRAPRSANVLQARLDWINWQDDRARIVVPASKVKMREAGDADLTIVLARSTSRLLQTYLHTVRPKLVKDQQDTNPYLFPGQGATTQDGHYGALLERVTRILHSKVGVKIHPHLYRHLVGWIWLKESLDNLPKVQKLLGHKRIETTIEFYAELDENLISDEWLAVLDRRKAA; translated from the coding sequence CAACATTGGCGGCTCTCTCCGAAGCAACCGGCCACGATCTGTTCGCCGCTGTGGGTGAGATGCGCGTGACTTACGCGGACCTAATCGCGCAGGCGCTCAAGACAGGAAATCGAGCGCTCGCGTCGAAGCTGCGTTGGCTCTGCCGCAAAGCTGGGTGGACGCCCGAGTTGCGCGCAGTGTGCAAGCAGGACGTGATCGACTTCTTCGACGCGAACACGGCGGCTCGGTTCGGTCTTACCGAAGGCAGCTTTGCCACCTACCGCTCCGCCCTGATCAAGGCAGCCGGGCGTGGCGAGCCCCGCCAACGCAAGAGGCGGATTGACGATATCACTGGTATCTACCGTGATGTTCAACAGGCCATCAAGAACAGTGCGCTCCCGAAGTCCGCGCGCCTGTCAGCAGGATCCTTTCTGCTGTTTTTGCATGACGCGGACATCGCTCCGGGAGAGATCACCACGGCGACCCTCGGCGACTACTACAATCATCGGATCGCGGTTTCGCCCAAGAGCGAAGCGCAATGCGAAAAACACGTGCGCGAGATCGCAACACTGCTCAAGCGCTTGGCCAACGCCCCGGACTTCTCCGACTTCGGTTTTGTAGCAGCAACTCATCCGTTCGCCGATGCACGCAACAGATACGGCGTCGCGGACGAAACGATTGCTCCGCTGATGGCAGAGTTCGACGCGCGTGTCGCGCCTTGGGTTCTCGGGGAGTTGTCCCGAGACGGAAAGACGCGCGAAGCCTTCATCGCCGAACTCGATGCCAGGCACTACGAGGAGCCCATCGCAGACAAGAAGGCTTTGCTTCGGGCCAAGCGCCGGGAAAAGGCTCAGCGGTCGGGGCAGCCCGAGCAAGACTGCGGGAGTGCGCGGAACGACGCCATTCGGAAAGCCGGGTTTCTTGTTGGAAAGGGCAAGTGGAGCGAGGAAACTCTGAGGACGCGCCGGGGCTATGTCGTGTCGATCGCTAAGGCTCTATCGGCGTCGACCAGTATCGTGCCAGACACTGTCGAGGAACTGACCGATCCGGAATTCCTGGAGGCGGCGATGCAAACGCTCAAGGAGGCCAACCAAGGCGAGTTTCCGAGTTCCTATCTCTCGACGGTCCTGAAAGCGATCCGAAAGATTGCCCAGGATTATCAATGCCGATCCGCCGAGGATCTGCTTTTGATCGACGACCTGATCAAACTGCACAAAGCTGGTTTCAAGGGAATTTCCCCGCGCAACAAAGCAAAACTGCGCCAGTTCAACGACGCCAGGATCAAGAACACGATCAATTTGAGCGGTGAGATCCTCAAAGACGTGAACAGGACAATCGACCAAAGACGAACGGCCTGGAAGAAACGCCACGGAATGCTTCCGAAACCTGTGGAGGTCGTCGATGCAGAACTCGCGCGTGACATCATGGCGGCGCTGGCGCACGACATTCTCCTGTCGCGCGCGCCGCGGAGCGCGAACGTGCTGCAAGCGCGCTTGGACTGGATCAACTGGCAGGACGACCGGGCCCGGATTGTCGTTCCGGCCTCGAAGGTCAAGATGCGTGAGGCAGGTGATGCCGATCTGACCATCGTGCTCGCCCGCTCCACGAGTCGCCTGCTGCAGACGTATCTGCACACGGTCAGGCCGAAACTGGTGAAGGATCAGCAGGATACCAATCCCTACCTCTTTCCGGGACAGGGTGCGACAACCCAAGACGGTCACTACGGTGCCCTACTCGAGCGCGTGACCCGGATCCTGCATAGCAAAGTCGGCGTGAAGATCCATCCGCATCTCTACCGGCATCTGGTTGGCTGGATTTGGCTGAAGGAAAGCCTCGACAATCTTCCGAAGGTTCAGAAGCTGCTCGGGCACAAGCGTATCGAGACGACGATCGAATTCTACGCGGAGCTCGATGAAAACCTGATCTCGGACGAATGGCTCGCAGTTCTCGACCGCCGCAAGGCAGCCTGA
- a CDS encoding 4-oxalomesaconate tautomerase, protein MTQTAIPFLFLRGGTSRGPYFNRADLPEDRETLAEVLMAALGAGHPLNIDGIGGGAAVTTKVAMLSVSDDDWADIDYFFAQVSVTERLVDFKPTCGNVLSGVGPAAIEMGLITPSGDETEIRIRAVNTGARVLARVQTPQGALTYEGDTAIASVPGTAAPIGLSFMGVVGSSTGAFLPTGNLRDEIDGIEVTCMDVAMPIVIARAADFGLTGYESAAELDADTAFFARMEAIRLEAGARMGMGDVSKSVTPKFGLLAPARDGGTIATRYFMPWNTHPSMAVTGSQCLASCTLTPGTVADGLLIRPEESPANVVLEHPSGTIEVLVDYDDTDGFELKSAGLLRTARKLAEGRVFVPASVWKG, encoded by the coding sequence ATGACACAGACAGCCATCCCCTTCCTGTTCCTGCGCGGAGGCACGTCGCGGGGCCCGTATTTCAACCGCGCCGATCTGCCCGAGGATCGCGAGACGCTGGCCGAGGTGCTGATGGCTGCCCTCGGTGCGGGCCATCCACTGAATATCGACGGCATCGGCGGCGGGGCGGCAGTGACGACAAAGGTCGCGATGCTCTCGGTGTCGGACGACGACTGGGCCGATATCGACTACTTCTTCGCGCAGGTTTCGGTCACCGAAAGGCTTGTCGACTTCAAGCCGACCTGCGGAAACGTCCTGTCGGGCGTCGGGCCCGCCGCGATCGAGATGGGTTTGATCACGCCGTCGGGTGATGAGACCGAGATCAGGATCCGCGCGGTCAATACCGGCGCGCGGGTCCTCGCGCGGGTGCAGACGCCGCAGGGCGCGCTGACCTATGAGGGCGATACCGCCATTGCGAGCGTGCCCGGCACGGCTGCGCCCATCGGTCTAAGTTTCATGGGCGTGGTCGGCTCCTCGACCGGAGCGTTCCTGCCCACGGGAAACCTGCGGGACGAGATCGACGGCATCGAGGTGACCTGTATGGATGTCGCCATGCCCATCGTCATCGCGCGCGCTGCGGATTTCGGCCTCACCGGCTACGAAAGCGCGGCGGAGCTTGATGCCGATACCGCCTTTTTCGCCCGCATGGAGGCGATCCGCCTCGAGGCCGGTGCCCGCATGGGCATGGGCGATGTCTCGAAATCCGTGACGCCGAAATTCGGGCTGCTGGCCCCCGCACGCGACGGCGGCACCATTGCCACGCGGTATTTCATGCCGTGGAACACGCATCCCAGCATGGCCGTCACCGGCTCGCAATGCCTGGCCTCCTGCACATTGACGCCGGGTACCGTGGCAGACGGTCTGCTGATCCGCCCCGAGGAAAGCCCGGCAAACGTGGTGCTGGAACATCCCTCGGGGACCATCGAAGTGCTCGTCGATTATGACGACACGGACGGGTTCGAGTTGAAATCCGCGGGCCTTCTGCGCACCGCCCGCAAACTGGCGGAAGGCCGGGTCTTCGTGCCCGCCTCGGTCTGGAAAGGGTAA
- the tcuB gene encoding tricarballylate utilization 4Fe-4S protein TcuB, translated as MQMQPDLIAEARRQAEICNACRYCEGYCSVFPALHRERAFAEADLTHLANLCHNCRGCYYACQYTAPHEFDLNLPRALADVRQDSWKAHAWPRAFSDLFDRSGVAMAALLTLSFALLFAVAQGVRPESGEGFYAYMSHGLMVAIFAPAFVLPLLTLVVSLHGYWRSTGAVRLGLSDLGSALRSAGQMRNLEGGHGDGCNFENEDRFSHARRYAHQAVLYGFLLCVASTSSATVMHYAFGLEAPYGLFSLPKLLGVPGGVLLTIGSAALAWLKIKADPELGAQGAWGGEMAFVLLLGAVGATGLALYVATGTGAVAWLLALHLGLVLTFFLLTPYSKMAHGFYRLAALTIEAGRQRAGTD; from the coding sequence ATGCAAATGCAACCTGACCTGATCGCCGAGGCGCGCCGCCAGGCCGAGATTTGCAATGCCTGCCGGTACTGCGAAGGCTATTGCTCCGTCTTTCCGGCGCTGCATCGTGAGCGCGCCTTTGCCGAGGCCGACCTCACGCATCTCGCCAATCTCTGCCACAATTGCCGGGGCTGCTATTATGCCTGCCAGTACACGGCCCCGCACGAGTTCGACCTGAACTTGCCGCGGGCGCTTGCCGATGTGCGGCAGGACAGCTGGAAAGCGCATGCCTGGCCGCGCGCCTTCTCCGACCTGTTCGACCGCTCTGGCGTCGCAATGGCAGCACTGCTGACACTGTCCTTCGCGCTTCTCTTCGCTGTGGCGCAGGGTGTGCGTCCCGAAAGCGGTGAAGGCTTCTACGCCTACATGTCTCATGGTCTGATGGTCGCGATCTTCGCGCCCGCATTTGTGCTGCCACTTTTGACGCTGGTGGTATCCCTACATGGATATTGGCGGTCGACCGGAGCTGTGCGCCTCGGGCTTAGCGATTTGGGATCCGCGCTGCGCTCGGCGGGACAGATGCGCAACCTCGAAGGCGGGCATGGCGACGGCTGCAATTTCGAGAACGAAGACCGGTTCAGCCATGCGCGCCGATACGCGCACCAAGCGGTCCTCTACGGCTTCCTGTTGTGCGTCGCCTCGACATCAAGCGCGACCGTGATGCATTACGCCTTCGGGCTGGAAGCGCCCTACGGATTGTTCAGCCTGCCGAAACTTCTGGGTGTTCCCGGCGGGGTTCTGTTGACAATCGGATCCGCGGCGCTCGCCTGGCTGAAGATCAAGGCCGATCCCGAGCTTGGCGCGCAAGGCGCTTGGGGCGGCGAGATGGCCTTTGTCCTTCTGCTTGGTGCGGTTGGGGCGACGGGGCTCGCGCTTTATGTCGCGACGGGCACCGGGGCCGTTGCGTGGCTTCTGGCTCTGCATCTTGGCCTCGTGCTAACCTTCTTTCTACTGACGCCCTATTCCAAGATGGCGCACGGTTTCTATCGGCTGGCCGCGCTGACTATTGAGGCGGGGCGACAGCGTGCTGGGACAGACTGA
- the tcuA gene encoding FAD-dependent tricarballylate dehydrogenase TcuA, with protein sequence MSECIDIAVIGGGNAALCAAITSAEAGARVLILEAAPKPYRGGNSRHTRNFRCMHHGPLGPLIDSYTEEEYLADLLKVTDGKTDEGLARMTIRASEECLPWMEAHGVRFQPSLSGTLSLARTNAFFLGGGKGLVNAYYRTAEVLGVRVEYEAAVTHLEREDDRIVALDYTQGGKTHRVTPKSVVVASGGFQADTDWLARAWGPAAKNFLIRGTPYNRGVVLADLLDQGVEQVGDPTQCHAVAIDGRAPKFDGGIVTRLDCVPFSIVVNKNAERFYDEGEDVWPKRYAIWGRLVAAQPDQVGYVIIDSKSLKLFMPSVFPPIEAASIEELAEKMDLPPNELRKTVDEFNRSCGDTSDFHPTELDGVSTTGLNPPKTNWARPITEPPFYGYSLRTGVTFTYLGLKVDDHAQCAIGNRPVSNLWAAGETMAGSILGQGYLAGFGMTIGTVFGRIAGKEAAAHANAT encoded by the coding sequence GTGAGCGAGTGCATCGACATCGCCGTGATCGGTGGCGGCAATGCCGCGCTCTGTGCCGCGATCACCTCCGCCGAGGCGGGCGCGCGGGTACTGATCCTCGAGGCCGCTCCGAAGCCCTATCGCGGTGGCAATTCCCGCCACACCCGCAATTTCCGCTGCATGCATCACGGCCCCCTCGGCCCGCTGATCGACAGCTACACCGAAGAGGAATACCTCGCGGATCTTTTGAAGGTGACCGACGGCAAGACCGATGAGGGCCTTGCCCGGATGACGATCCGCGCCTCCGAGGAATGCCTGCCCTGGATGGAGGCGCATGGTGTCCGGTTTCAGCCGTCGCTGTCGGGCACGTTGTCCCTGGCGCGCACGAACGCGTTCTTCCTCGGGGGCGGCAAGGGGCTGGTGAATGCCTATTACCGCACGGCGGAGGTCCTTGGCGTGCGGGTGGAATACGAGGCTGCGGTCACCCATCTGGAACGCGAGGACGACCGCATCGTCGCGCTGGATTACACCCAGGGCGGCAAGACGCACCGGGTCACGCCGAAATCCGTCGTGGTGGCGTCGGGCGGCTTTCAGGCCGATACCGATTGGTTAGCGCGGGCCTGGGGGCCTGCGGCAAAGAACTTCCTGATCCGGGGCACGCCCTATAATCGCGGCGTCGTTCTGGCCGATCTGCTCGATCAGGGCGTGGAGCAGGTGGGCGACCCGACGCAGTGTCACGCAGTGGCCATAGACGGCCGTGCGCCCAAATTCGACGGCGGCATCGTCACGCGCCTCGACTGCGTGCCCTTCTCCATCGTGGTGAACAAGAATGCCGAACGCTTCTATGACGAGGGCGAGGATGTCTGGCCCAAGCGCTACGCGATCTGGGGTCGGCTCGTAGCCGCGCAACCCGATCAGGTGGGCTATGTCATCATCGACTCGAAATCACTGAAGCTGTTCATGCCGTCAGTCTTCCCGCCCATCGAGGCCGCTTCGATCGAGGAACTGGCCGAAAAGATGGACCTGCCGCCCAACGAGCTACGAAAGACGGTGGATGAATTCAATCGAAGCTGCGGGGATACGTCGGACTTCCATCCGACCGAGTTGGACGGTGTGTCCACAACCGGTCTCAACCCGCCGAAAACCAACTGGGCGCGACCGATCACCGAGCCACCATTCTACGGCTATTCGCTGCGCACAGGCGTGACCTTCACCTATCTCGGGCTGAAGGTGGACGATCACGCCCAATGCGCTATCGGCAACCGGCCCGTGTCGAACCTGTGGGCCGCGGGCGAGACCATGGCCGGATCGATCCTGGGCCAAGGATACCTCGCCGGGTTCGGTATGACGATCGGGACCGTCTTCGGACGCATCGCAGGCAAGGAGGCCGCGGCACATGCAAATGCAACCTGA
- a CDS encoding GntR family transcriptional regulator — MASDDINSPQGNTAYQRLLDVLREGRLNPGDRLRETELAEQLGVSRTPVREAIRQLEADGIVAHVPRQGASIRMLDYAEVMELYEMRAVLEGTAARLAARAASEIEIEELCDMNDALARIGTAPEAFTLNRQFHAAILDAAKNRFLSRSITSLQKALMILGPTTLTEPDRAEKAVTEHRDILAAITARDGAGAEAAMRAHIEAAQRVRVRALRARPTYDGDLL; from the coding sequence ATGGCAAGCGACGACATCAATTCCCCGCAGGGCAACACGGCCTATCAACGTCTCCTCGACGTATTGCGCGAAGGACGGCTCAATCCCGGCGACCGCTTGCGCGAAACCGAACTGGCCGAGCAGCTCGGCGTGTCGCGAACCCCCGTGCGCGAGGCCATTCGTCAGCTTGAGGCAGACGGGATCGTGGCGCATGTGCCGCGACAGGGCGCCAGCATCCGCATGCTGGATTACGCGGAGGTCATGGAGCTTTACGAAATGCGCGCCGTGCTTGAGGGAACCGCGGCCCGTCTCGCGGCGCGCGCGGCCTCCGAGATCGAGATCGAGGAGTTGTGCGACATGAATGACGCTTTGGCCCGGATCGGCACCGCGCCCGAGGCCTTCACGCTCAATCGTCAGTTTCACGCGGCCATCCTCGATGCCGCCAAGAACCGCTTTCTCAGCCGCTCGATCACGTCGCTGCAAAAAGCGCTGATGATCCTCGGCCCCACTACGCTGACCGAACCTGACCGCGCCGAGAAGGCCGTGACGGAGCATCGCGACATTCTGGCCGCGATCACCGCGCGTGATGGCGCCGGGGCCGAAGCCGCGATGCGCGCGCATATCGAGGCGGCCCAGCGGGTCCGGGTCCGCGCCTTGCGTGCCCGGCCAACCTATGACGGAGACCTCTTGTGA
- a CDS encoding universal stress protein, whose amino-acid sequence MPIMNLLVAFNGTASAEAALRYAASIARDRQAHVTAMLAYSTHDTLDTSSRWIPREARALLSDAKNDLLREIEAQLDALRGDLQLGDGLSFRAAPGRVDTILAETGRTFDMIFAGRPLVGDDAHIRLHPDKLALMSGRPLVVVPEGYDADARHSHAALAWDGGRAAARALSDSLRLLEAQGRVSVLTVGSAPGLEDLLLHLDRHDVDAVHEAWPEGHPVAASILGYCRRNDPALLVMGAYEHSKFREDFVGGVTAAVLRETPIPVLLSH is encoded by the coding sequence ATGCCGATCATGAACCTTCTCGTGGCCTTCAATGGCACCGCGTCTGCCGAAGCCGCGCTGCGCTATGCCGCGTCCATTGCGCGGGACCGGCAGGCGCACGTGACCGCGATGCTGGCCTATTCGACCCATGACACGCTCGATACGTCGTCGCGCTGGATTCCGCGCGAAGCCCGCGCCTTGCTGTCGGATGCCAAGAACGACCTGCTTCGCGAGATCGAGGCCCAGCTCGACGCGCTTCGGGGCGATTTGCAGCTTGGCGACGGCTTGAGTTTCCGCGCCGCACCCGGCCGGGTCGATACGATTCTGGCCGAGACCGGGCGCACCTTCGACATGATCTTCGCGGGCCGTCCGCTCGTCGGTGATGACGCGCATATCCGCCTGCATCCGGACAAGCTTGCGCTGATGTCGGGACGCCCTTTGGTTGTCGTGCCGGAGGGATACGATGCCGATGCGCGGCATTCTCACGCCGCACTTGCATGGGATGGCGGCCGCGCGGCGGCCCGCGCCTTGTCTGACAGCTTGCGGCTTCTCGAAGCGCAGGGCCGTGTCTCCGTCCTGACGGTGGGAAGCGCGCCGGGGCTGGAGGACCTGCTTTTGCATCTCGACCGCCATGATGTGGATGCGGTGCACGAAGCCTGGCCCGAAGGGCATCCGGTCGCGGCGTCGATCCTCGGCTATTGCCGCCGGAACGACCCGGCGCTCTTGGTCATGGGCGCCTATGAGCATTCCAAGTTCCGCGAGGATTTCGTGGGCGGTGTGACCGCTGCGGTTCTGCGCGAGACGCCGATCCCTGTCCTGCTGTCGCATTGA